From Mycolicibacterium cosmeticum, a single genomic window includes:
- a CDS encoding SDR family oxidoreductase, translated as MTGARGVLVTGAAGHVGADTVARLVRSGHHVVALVHRRAEIVANNGRAVRPARTVYGDVRAPGFGLDAGTRRELAGEIDVIVHGAAVTDFGLPEHRYTELNVQGTAHAVACAREWDADLLYVSTAYVCGEYDGTFTEDQLDVGQRFGNDYERSKFRAEQLVRACGLRWAIVRPGIVSGEYRTGHSREHKHIYQVLKLIVEGKLQTLPGNYAATLGLSPIGHVADTIATVAGQVGSHAGHTFHAVGAAPVSLRTMSDILAEYPSFRVADFVPPATFDPDDLDDIERGYYDKVGRLYTSYLSRRVCFDSTTTRDRLGICAPHAGAGYFRRILDSCLRTGYLGRPQPSIAEVLATWQTESSPA; from the coding sequence ATGACCGGCGCTCGGGGGGTGTTGGTCACCGGCGCGGCCGGGCATGTCGGCGCCGACACGGTGGCCCGGCTGGTGCGCAGCGGTCACCACGTCGTTGCGCTGGTGCACCGGCGGGCCGAGATCGTCGCCAACAACGGGCGCGCGGTGCGGCCGGCCCGGACCGTGTACGGCGACGTCCGTGCGCCGGGCTTCGGGTTGGACGCCGGCACGCGCCGCGAGCTCGCCGGCGAGATCGACGTCATCGTGCACGGTGCGGCGGTCACCGATTTCGGCCTGCCCGAACACCGATACACCGAACTGAACGTGCAGGGCACCGCGCACGCCGTGGCGTGCGCGCGCGAATGGGACGCCGATCTGCTCTACGTCAGCACCGCCTACGTGTGCGGCGAGTACGACGGCACCTTCACCGAGGACCAGCTCGACGTCGGGCAGCGGTTCGGCAACGACTACGAACGCAGCAAATTCCGGGCCGAACAGCTGGTGCGGGCCTGCGGGCTGCGGTGGGCGATCGTGCGCCCCGGCATCGTCTCCGGCGAATACCGCACCGGGCACAGCCGCGAACACAAGCACATCTACCAGGTGCTCAAACTGATCGTCGAAGGAAAGTTGCAAACCCTGCCGGGCAATTACGCGGCGACACTCGGCCTTTCGCCGATCGGTCACGTCGCCGACACGATCGCCACGGTGGCCGGGCAGGTCGGCAGCCACGCCGGTCACACCTTCCACGCCGTCGGTGCCGCCCCGGTCTCGCTGCGCACCATGTCGGACATCCTGGCCGAGTACCCGTCGTTCCGGGTCGCGGACTTCGTGCCACCGGCCACCTTCGACCCGGACGACCTCGACGATATCGAGCGCGGCTACTACGACAAGGTCGGCCGCCTCTACACCAGCTACCTGTCGCGGCGGGTGTGCTTCGACAGCACCACCACCCGGGACCGGCTCGGCATCTGCGCACCGCATGCCGGTGCCGGCTACTTCCGCCGGATTCTCGACTCGTGCCTGCGCACCGGATACCTGGGCAGGCCGCAACCGTCCATCGCCGAGGTGCTGGCCACCTGGCAGACCGAGAGCAGCCCCGCATGA
- a CDS encoding AfsA-related hotdog domain-containing protein, whose protein sequence is MNASNHSRTIDRELVHKRAVSEVLVTSVTGAAESTDPWLCHAQLPRRHSFHTDMTGAQGQYHDPLLVMEAFRQACIAASHLFYDVALDARHTVRYYELTVVDPAALRRGRQTLDLEFTIMVRREFRRGQDGPVQGLDVAGVATHEGTKLMELSGAFGWMSAAKWTALRAGASWDPGPQITPAHPDRVGRSCRENVVIGEPAPHADGACAPVVVDIAHPTIFDHPLDHLPGGLIIEAGRQLAMTLLGGRAAAVTGPARMRCDFQSFTELDAPSTVTMAPAGEDALTFRGAVTQSGQTRATVELTFAADDHI, encoded by the coding sequence ATGAACGCCAGCAACCATTCCCGGACCATCGACCGCGAACTCGTGCACAAACGCGCGGTCTCGGAGGTACTCGTCACCTCCGTCACCGGAGCCGCCGAGTCGACCGATCCATGGCTGTGCCATGCTCAGCTGCCCCGACGGCACAGCTTCCACACCGACATGACCGGTGCACAGGGCCAGTACCACGACCCGCTGCTGGTCATGGAGGCCTTCCGGCAGGCCTGCATCGCGGCCAGTCACCTGTTCTACGACGTCGCCCTGGATGCCCGGCACACGGTCCGCTACTACGAGCTGACGGTGGTCGACCCGGCCGCGCTGCGGCGCGGCCGGCAGACCCTGGACCTGGAATTCACCATCATGGTGCGCAGGGAATTCCGCCGCGGGCAGGACGGGCCCGTGCAAGGCCTCGACGTGGCCGGGGTCGCCACCCACGAGGGCACCAAGCTGATGGAGCTCTCCGGTGCCTTCGGCTGGATGTCGGCGGCCAAGTGGACGGCGTTACGGGCCGGTGCCAGTTGGGATCCCGGGCCGCAGATCACGCCGGCCCATCCGGACCGGGTGGGCCGGTCCTGCCGGGAGAACGTGGTGATCGGTGAGCCGGCACCGCACGCCGACGGGGCGTGTGCGCCGGTGGTGGTCGACATCGCGCACCCGACGATCTTCGATCACCCACTGGACCACCTGCCCGGCGGCCTGATCATCGAAGCCGGCCGCCAGCTGGCCATGACCTTGCTGGGCGGCCGCGCCGCCGCGGTCACCGGTCCGGCCCGGATGCGCTGCGATTTCCAGTCGTTCACCGAGCTCGACGCGCCCAGTACCGTCACGATGGCACCGGCCGGCGAGGATGCGCTGACCTTCCGCGGTGCGGTGACCCAGTCCGGGCAGACGCGAGCGACCGTCGAACTGACCTTCGCCGCCGATGACCATATCTAG
- a CDS encoding AMP-binding protein: protein MSEVQAIRGWLDTPSADTGVHLADDDGWDYLPYSALAEQVRRIAGLLVDRGVGAGHTVCVLMPTSHLCLAAMFAVTAAGATLTPVAPPLFHDTDQYLRHLRGILQSSQAHTVITCSAFAGVVAQAADGPARIVLDDTPDGAPLTDLGDPGADVLLQMTSGSTGRPRGARISWRNLAVNLDAIDAVCHLTAGDATASWLPLYHDMGLIGTVFQAVTRQRGLHLMRPDQFIRDPGRWLRAAVETGHTVSPPFGLAYTGRRLTPADIDDLDLSRLRTIVVGAEPIDPDALRAFTELTAPLGFSPRAFLPSYGLAEATLIATAHRLGEPLRTVRIDKAALRHGKPVPVAEHGAQVVSVGAPIPGHRVRIEGAAADGELGEIVLSGDSVFGGYRGDPDSTTRRIGDELHTGDAGFLLNGQLYVLGRMGTSLKVNGRTVFAEDLDVTGRAVAVAVNEGDRPAVAMFVEQPCRTPIPALRSALAAQVGADTPVWFVGVPRGGLARTSSGKPRRSHMWQQWRSGRLAGAELLSAPGPGPLDTVRALFDKAREHAVIPDDATVHFEGSLAEGFGNDGSDIDLLLLLPGAGAEAVMPTVLFIDGHRVEIRAQSHAQVRKRLHQIRRALDTGAPVTEDVLNRVQRFLRGTVLRTGPGYGDLRDIVSYPELTGLLSRWWQRRADHCLRHGAALALLGGPTDTEAVAWAREGLTQTMKAFLARHGEGYLEVKWLPLQIDRLRRSGADTALLDEYQRLAAAPTVAGALALAARLGGPAVALDPHDVVLKKVPHVTTWPIRSATHVVRGKSDLFVLSPACAQSWRQVVFGQTLAQTAAAPAHLRLFVRHGFVALHWRGAGTIKPVAAMCDPVRPLTPPPSVRRPVLTIDGAPADGDIARSALPPKAFAEAASALVLANMVLENAREDFDGAVKDGQWQVAALCGRRIVTMAVRILASAWGVTPLPGDPVLLSDLDTLVPEHPRLAAHARRLAGCSIGDQDDAARLQADLDRLVADVQTVTGGEMFPSSFASRTQWQDTLKYGYQWLRMGGYLDAYVELDEARDLLASGGAQPSERGRA, encoded by the coding sequence ATGTCTGAGGTGCAGGCCATCCGCGGCTGGCTGGACACGCCCAGCGCCGACACCGGTGTGCACCTGGCGGACGACGACGGCTGGGACTATCTGCCGTATTCGGCGCTGGCCGAACAGGTTCGGCGGATCGCCGGACTGCTGGTGGATCGCGGCGTCGGCGCCGGGCACACCGTGTGCGTCCTGATGCCCACCTCACATCTGTGCCTGGCGGCGATGTTCGCGGTGACGGCCGCGGGTGCGACGCTGACACCGGTCGCACCGCCACTGTTCCACGACACCGACCAGTACCTGCGGCATCTGCGCGGAATCTTGCAGAGTTCGCAGGCGCACACCGTGATCACCTGCTCGGCATTCGCCGGGGTCGTCGCGCAGGCGGCGGACGGCCCGGCCCGGATCGTGCTCGACGACACCCCCGACGGTGCGCCGCTGACCGATCTGGGCGATCCGGGTGCCGATGTGCTGCTGCAGATGACCTCCGGGTCGACCGGCCGGCCCCGCGGGGCACGGATCAGCTGGCGCAATCTGGCGGTCAACCTGGACGCCATCGACGCGGTGTGCCATCTGACCGCCGGTGACGCCACCGCGTCGTGGCTGCCGCTCTACCACGATATGGGGTTGATAGGCACCGTCTTTCAAGCGGTCACCCGGCAGCGCGGGCTACACCTGATGCGGCCGGACCAGTTCATCCGGGACCCGGGGCGCTGGTTGCGCGCGGCCGTCGAGACCGGACACACCGTGTCGCCCCCGTTCGGGCTGGCCTACACCGGCCGGCGGCTCACACCGGCCGACATCGACGACCTGGACCTGTCGCGGTTGCGCACCATCGTGGTCGGGGCCGAACCGATCGATCCCGACGCCCTGCGCGCGTTCACCGAACTGACGGCGCCCCTGGGCTTTTCCCCGCGCGCCTTCCTGCCGTCCTACGGCCTGGCCGAGGCCACCCTGATCGCCACCGCGCACCGGCTGGGCGAACCGCTGCGGACGGTGCGCATCGACAAAGCCGCGCTGCGACACGGCAAGCCGGTGCCGGTGGCCGAGCACGGCGCGCAGGTCGTTTCCGTGGGTGCACCGATCCCGGGACACCGGGTACGGATCGAGGGCGCCGCCGCCGACGGCGAACTCGGTGAGATCGTGCTGTCCGGGGACTCGGTCTTCGGGGGATACCGCGGTGACCCGGACAGCACGACCCGCCGCATCGGCGACGAATTGCACACCGGCGACGCCGGATTCCTGCTCAACGGGCAGCTCTACGTGCTCGGGCGGATGGGCACCAGCCTCAAGGTCAACGGCCGCACCGTGTTCGCCGAGGACCTCGACGTCACCGGCCGGGCGGTGGCCGTCGCGGTCAACGAGGGAGACCGGCCCGCGGTGGCGATGTTCGTCGAACAACCGTGCCGCACCCCGATTCCCGCGCTGCGCTCCGCGCTGGCCGCGCAGGTCGGTGCCGACACCCCGGTGTGGTTCGTCGGCGTGCCCCGCGGCGGGCTGGCCCGCACCTCCAGCGGCAAGCCGCGCCGCTCCCATATGTGGCAGCAGTGGCGATCGGGTCGGCTGGCCGGCGCCGAACTGCTGTCGGCGCCCGGGCCGGGTCCGCTGGACACGGTCCGGGCATTGTTCGACAAGGCACGCGAACACGCGGTGATCCCGGACGACGCGACGGTGCATTTCGAGGGCTCCCTGGCCGAGGGCTTCGGCAACGACGGCTCCGATATCGATCTGCTCCTGCTGCTGCCCGGCGCCGGCGCGGAAGCCGTGATGCCGACCGTGTTGTTCATCGACGGTCACCGGGTGGAGATCCGGGCCCAGTCACACGCGCAGGTCCGCAAGCGCCTGCACCAGATCCGGCGTGCCCTGGACACCGGCGCGCCGGTCACCGAGGACGTGCTGAACCGGGTGCAGCGCTTCCTGCGCGGCACCGTGCTGCGCACCGGTCCGGGATACGGGGACCTGCGCGACATCGTGAGCTATCCCGAGTTGACCGGCCTGCTGTCGCGGTGGTGGCAGCGCCGCGCCGACCACTGCCTTCGGCACGGCGCCGCGCTGGCCCTGCTGGGCGGGCCCACCGACACCGAGGCGGTGGCCTGGGCGCGCGAAGGCCTGACCCAGACCATGAAGGCGTTCCTGGCCCGGCACGGTGAGGGCTACCTGGAAGTCAAATGGCTGCCGCTGCAGATCGACCGGCTGCGCCGATCCGGGGCCGACACCGCACTGCTGGACGAGTACCAGCGGTTGGCGGCCGCCCCAACCGTGGCGGGCGCGCTCGCACTGGCCGCCCGGCTGGGCGGGCCGGCCGTCGCCTTGGACCCGCACGATGTGGTGCTGAAGAAGGTCCCGCACGTCACCACCTGGCCGATCCGCTCGGCCACCCATGTGGTGCGCGGCAAGTCGGACCTGTTCGTGCTGTCGCCGGCGTGCGCGCAGTCCTGGCGTCAGGTGGTGTTCGGGCAGACGCTGGCGCAGACCGCCGCCGCGCCGGCGCACCTCCGGTTGTTCGTCCGGCACGGGTTCGTCGCGCTGCACTGGCGCGGCGCCGGCACCATCAAACCCGTTGCCGCGATGTGTGACCCGGTTCGGCCGCTGACCCCGCCGCCGTCGGTGCGGCGGCCGGTGCTCACCATCGACGGTGCGCCGGCCGACGGCGACATCGCCAGGTCGGCCCTGCCGCCCAAGGCCTTCGCGGAGGCCGCGAGCGCGCTGGTGCTGGCCAACATGGTGCTGGAGAACGCACGCGAGGACTTCGACGGTGCGGTCAAGGACGGGCAATGGCAGGTGGCCGCCCTGTGCGGCCGGCGCATCGTCACCATGGCGGTCCGGATCCTGGCCAGCGCGTGGGGTGTCACCCCCTTGCCGGGGGATCCGGTGCTGCTGTCCGACCTGGACACGCTGGTACCGGAGCATCCGCGACTGGCCGCCCACGCCCGTCGACTGGCCGGGTGTTCGATCGGCGACCAGGACGACGCGGCCCGCCTGCAGGCCGACCTGGACCGGCTCGTCGCCGACGTGCAGACCGTCACCGGCGGCGAGATGTTCCCCTCGTCGTTCGCCTCGCGTACGCAGTGGCAGGACACCCTGAAATACGGCTACCAGTGGCTGCGGATGGGTGGATATCTGGACGCCTACGTGGAACTGGACGAGGCCAGAGATCTGCTGGCCAGCGGGGGAGCACAACCCTCGGAGCGGGGTCGGGCATGA
- a CDS encoding glycosyltransferase has translation MRILIPLVGSRGDVQPGIALGLELERRGHTVIIGAPPNFVDFVGRTGLTARRFGPDVHALYSSPEGQRALAAGNSFKLMSMVSGQMADYADRMDDELLDIAQDAEMIICTTFSEDRSVILAEARDIPMVTLHTYPSRRNGSYAPPGALPHHWPTPAVVNRAAWSAVERLRTVVFGKYLNNLRTKLDLPKSRSSTEALLARRRVPELQMYDPALVPGLAEEWGAARPFVGFLWLPRSAREAIGELADQHTEVLEWAKAGTPPIFFGFGSLPIQDFGSVIGLIRRICDRTGQRALISVGGAALGADTVHTGSNLLIVDALAHDLVFPYCGAAVHHGGIGTLFESLRAGLPTLVCSVSFDQPLWGNQVERLGVGAHVPFTKLGADTLSGAIDTLLDERTRVAAAALGARLRATGDGVPRVCDIAEKTAAG, from the coding sequence GTGCGCATCCTCATCCCTCTCGTCGGCAGCCGCGGCGACGTCCAGCCCGGGATCGCGCTGGGCCTGGAGCTGGAACGCCGGGGACACACCGTCATCATCGGCGCGCCACCGAATTTCGTCGACTTCGTCGGCAGAACCGGTCTGACGGCCCGTCGCTTCGGGCCCGACGTGCATGCCCTGTACTCGTCACCCGAGGGGCAGCGTGCGTTGGCCGCCGGCAATTCGTTCAAACTGATGTCGATGGTGTCGGGCCAGATGGCCGACTACGCCGACCGGATGGACGACGAGCTGCTCGACATCGCGCAGGACGCCGAGATGATCATCTGCACCACCTTCAGCGAGGACAGGTCGGTGATCCTGGCCGAGGCGCGCGATATCCCGATGGTCACCCTGCACACCTACCCCAGTCGCCGCAACGGCAGCTACGCCCCACCGGGGGCGCTGCCGCACCACTGGCCGACACCCGCCGTGGTGAACCGCGCCGCCTGGTCGGCGGTCGAGCGGCTGCGCACCGTGGTGTTCGGCAAGTACCTCAACAACCTGCGCACCAAGCTGGACCTGCCGAAGTCCAGGTCGAGCACCGAAGCACTGCTCGCCCGGCGCCGGGTGCCCGAACTGCAGATGTACGATCCTGCGTTGGTGCCCGGGCTGGCCGAGGAGTGGGGCGCCGCACGGCCTTTCGTCGGATTCCTGTGGCTGCCCCGGTCGGCGCGGGAAGCGATCGGCGAGTTGGCCGACCAGCACACCGAGGTGCTGGAGTGGGCGAAAGCCGGGACCCCGCCCATCTTCTTCGGGTTCGGCAGCCTGCCGATCCAGGACTTCGGATCGGTGATCGGGCTGATCCGGCGGATCTGCGATCGCACCGGCCAGCGGGCGCTGATCAGCGTGGGCGGCGCGGCGCTGGGCGCCGACACCGTGCACACCGGCTCCAACCTGCTCATCGTCGACGCCCTGGCGCACGACCTGGTCTTCCCGTACTGCGGCGCCGCCGTGCACCACGGCGGCATCGGTACCCTGTTCGAGAGTCTGCGCGCCGGCCTGCCGACCCTGGTGTGTTCGGTGTCCTTCGATCAGCCGTTGTGGGGCAACCAGGTCGAGCGCCTCGGCGTCGGCGCGCACGTGCCGTTCACCAAACTCGGCGCCGACACCTTGAGCGGTGCGATCGACACCCTGCTGGACGAGCGGACCCGTGTCGCGGCGGCCGCGCTGGGGGCGCGGCTGCGGGCGACCGGTGACGGGGTGCCGCGGGTGTGCGATATCGCCGAGAAGACCGCAGCCGGCTAA
- a CDS encoding nucleoside-diphosphate kinase translates to MTHSDVVSRYATDTYFVQTHDVLDRLHLDAAEFSFGRAVLLLKPDAAVTGGMSRAVTWLRGNDYRIVGAHPVRLTPLHLRALWYFNWHRATADRRRLADQLAQLSPSLVLIVTHPDRTQPVSVRLTADKGPADPAQRAPGQLRHALSSGTYLLNQVHSPDDPDDVLRELSIYFPETVLGDVISAARAGADASDDATRLAAEIEAGVPRRNGDLAAAQDDTWRRLREAGQLARPATGQDWLAAIDTADRQRIPLDAWYRIVLQSAYLPMHRAQQNGES, encoded by the coding sequence ATGACCCACAGTGACGTCGTCAGCAGGTACGCCACCGACACGTATTTCGTCCAGACCCACGACGTGCTGGACCGCTTGCACCTCGACGCGGCCGAATTCTCCTTCGGCCGCGCGGTGCTGCTGCTCAAACCGGATGCCGCGGTGACCGGTGGGATGAGCCGGGCGGTGACCTGGTTGCGCGGCAACGACTACCGCATCGTCGGGGCGCACCCGGTTCGGCTCACCCCGCTACATCTGCGTGCGCTGTGGTACTTCAACTGGCATCGTGCCACCGCCGACCGGCGCCGGCTGGCCGATCAGTTGGCGCAGCTCAGTCCGTCGCTGGTGCTGATCGTCACCCATCCCGACCGCACCCAGCCGGTGTCGGTGCGCCTGACCGCCGACAAGGGCCCGGCCGATCCGGCGCAGCGGGCGCCCGGTCAGCTGCGGCACGCCCTGTCGTCCGGCACCTATCTGCTCAACCAGGTGCATTCCCCGGACGACCCCGACGACGTGCTGCGTGAGCTGAGCATCTACTTCCCGGAAACCGTTCTGGGCGATGTCATCTCGGCAGCCCGCGCCGGCGCCGACGCGTCGGACGACGCGACCCGGCTGGCGGCCGAGATCGAAGCCGGCGTACCGCGGCGCAACGGTGACCTGGCCGCCGCCCAGGACGACACCTGGCGGCGGCTGCGGGAAGCCGGACAGCTCGCACGGCCCGCAACGGGCCAGGACTGGCTGGCGGCCATCGACACCGCCGACCGGCAACGCATTCCGCTCGATGCGTGGTATCGCATCGTCCTGCAATCGGCCTATCTGCCCATGCACCGGGCCCAACAGAACGGTGAATCATGA
- a CDS encoding UbiA family prenyltransferase — MTISRFLAERYLPVYPVYLTLWVLAVESMTHVLAGAPGGWRPTWDTALKALALIAAGAFLRMVDDQKDLDYDRRYNPSRPLVQGRISTRELQVAMAPAAMVALLLAAAVSLPAAAVLASALGYGLALWWAESRLPAVRDNPLVNLAVVCPAQFLVTGFIMFGQPGLGPSALAVPLVFTSAFLHLEFARKTSRHVAADDPHSYARILGVNGSAWAAWAFGVGAVLLAVAVTGSRPLLAVAVLPCVGLWIFGRRRPVDHPRVWPTVFVIAFYLCIIVTGLFG, encoded by the coding sequence ATGACCATATCTAGATTCCTGGCCGAACGATATCTACCGGTCTACCCGGTCTATCTGACGTTGTGGGTGCTCGCCGTCGAGAGCATGACGCACGTGCTGGCCGGGGCGCCGGGCGGGTGGCGCCCGACCTGGGACACCGCGCTGAAAGCGTTGGCGCTCATCGCTGCCGGCGCGTTTCTGCGGATGGTCGACGATCAGAAGGATCTCGACTACGACCGGCGGTACAACCCGTCACGCCCGTTGGTGCAGGGGCGCATCAGCACGCGGGAACTGCAGGTGGCGATGGCTCCGGCCGCCATGGTGGCGCTGCTGCTGGCCGCGGCGGTTTCCCTGCCTGCCGCGGCCGTCCTGGCATCGGCACTGGGATACGGGCTGGCGTTGTGGTGGGCGGAATCCCGGCTCCCGGCGGTGCGGGACAACCCGTTGGTCAATCTTGCGGTGGTGTGCCCGGCCCAGTTCCTGGTGACCGGATTCATCATGTTCGGGCAGCCCGGCCTCGGCCCGTCCGCGCTGGCCGTACCGCTGGTGTTCACCAGTGCCTTCCTGCACCTGGAATTCGCCAGGAAGACCTCGCGGCACGTCGCCGCCGATGATCCGCACTCGTACGCCCGCATCCTCGGGGTTAACGGGAGTGCCTGGGCCGCATGGGCATTCGGGGTCGGTGCGGTGTTGCTGGCGGTGGCCGTGACCGGCAGCCGGCCGCTGCTTGCGGTGGCGGTGCTGCCCTGTGTGGGATTGTGGATCTTCGGCCGCCGACGACCAGTTGACCATCCCCGGGTCTGGCCCACCGTCTTCGTCATCGCCTTCTACCTCTGCATCATCGTCACGGGCCTGTTCGGCTAG
- a CDS encoding cytochrome P450, whose amino-acid sequence MAEIPTAAGRVPVLGHTHLVAGDPRKFLLSLPSHEPILRVYLGPQASYLLTTPELIRDVSLGRAGNFHREALREAISDLVSGATNVLSGDEHDLRRRLIAPVFRQGRLTEYTRTVTTIADEWSASLSAGPCGDLRLRVHDLVTRTMFATLFQSDTDDGAIGFIRERVPWLLSEVIIRGALPKPIRRLRFWADRRFIGRSREVRAAMRSLIRQRRDDPDRGDMLSALLHHVDAETGATLSDDDMVDELLLALAAGIGSQSSIFSWLIYEVARAPQLAERVHAELDAGPERPLLRKVLTETLRVWAPWISLLTSDGPVRIGSADFPDGTNILFSPYLVHHQERYFPRAAVFDPDRWDGDTADRQAMMPFGMGQRHCPGSQFALLSITAQAAALFSHWRVTLPDDFAVKAQGKDFVLSPATLPVTLTARR is encoded by the coding sequence ATGGCTGAGATACCCACCGCCGCAGGCAGAGTACCGGTTCTGGGGCATACTCACCTGGTCGCCGGCGACCCGCGGAAATTCCTGCTCTCCCTACCCAGCCACGAGCCGATCCTGCGCGTCTACCTCGGCCCGCAAGCCTCCTACCTGCTGACCACGCCCGAGTTGATCCGCGACGTCAGCCTGGGCCGGGCGGGCAACTTCCACCGCGAGGCGCTGCGGGAGGCGATCAGCGATCTGGTCAGCGGGGCCACCAATGTGCTCAGCGGTGACGAGCACGACCTGCGCCGCAGGCTGATCGCCCCGGTGTTCCGGCAGGGCCGGCTGACCGAGTACACGCGCACCGTGACCACCATCGCCGACGAATGGTCGGCCTCCCTGAGTGCGGGTCCGTGCGGGGACCTGCGCCTGCGGGTACACGACCTGGTGACCCGCACCATGTTCGCCACCCTCTTCCAATCCGACACCGACGATGGTGCGATCGGCTTCATCCGGGAACGGGTGCCGTGGCTGCTGTCCGAGGTCATCATCCGCGGTGCGCTGCCCAAACCGATTCGCCGGCTTCGGTTCTGGGCCGACCGTAGGTTTATCGGCCGGTCCCGGGAGGTCCGCGCCGCCATGCGGTCCCTGATCCGGCAGCGCCGTGACGACCCCGATCGCGGCGATATGCTCTCGGCCCTGCTGCATCATGTCGACGCCGAGACCGGCGCGACGTTGTCCGACGACGACATGGTCGACGAGCTGCTGCTGGCGCTGGCCGCCGGAATCGGTTCGCAATCCTCGATCTTCTCGTGGCTCATCTACGAGGTCGCCCGGGCACCGCAACTGGCCGAACGGGTGCACGCCGAACTGGATGCCGGCCCCGAGCGGCCGTTGCTGCGCAAGGTGCTCACCGAGACGCTGCGGGTGTGGGCGCCGTGGATCAGCCTGCTCACCTCCGACGGACCGGTCCGCATCGGCTCTGCCGACTTCCCCGACGGCACCAACATCCTGTTCAGTCCCTACCTGGTGCACCACCAGGAGCGCTACTTCCCGCGTGCGGCGGTCTTCGACCCGGACCGGTGGGACGGTGACACCGCTGACCGGCAGGCCATGATGCCGTTCGGCATGGGCCAACGACATTGTCCAGGAAGCCAATTCGCGCTGCTGTCGATCACCGCGCAGGCGGCCGCGTTGTTCTCCCACTGGCGGGTGACCCTGCCCGACGATTTCGCCGTCAAGGCCCAGGGCAAGGACTTCGTGCTGTCACCGGCCACGCTGCCGGTGACGCTGACGGCGCGACGTTAG
- a CDS encoding acyl carrier protein — protein sequence MTNLQRDVLTLVAAMAPDTAGQPELHSALVTDLGYSSLRLLELAIAVERAFALPPLPQEALATVTTVADLVEVVRTQKDPS from the coding sequence ATGACGAATCTGCAGCGCGACGTGCTCACCCTGGTCGCGGCCATGGCGCCGGACACCGCGGGGCAACCCGAATTGCACAGTGCACTGGTCACCGACCTCGGGTACAGCTCCCTGCGACTGCTGGAGTTGGCCATCGCCGTCGAGCGGGCCTTCGCCCTGCCGCCGCTGCCCCAGGAGGCGCTGGCAACCGTGACGACCGTCGCGGACCTGGTGGAAGTGGTTCGCACGCAGAAGGATCCGTCATGA